In one Natronosalvus amylolyticus genomic region, the following are encoded:
- the tmcA gene encoding tRNA(Met) cytidine acetyltransferase TmcA — protein MNHAPAAHARRLQAEARRENERRGLVLTGGREHGYDALEPILEALEAPISRTTLVGPTDRLRCEQRTQHETSGLLGTTRDIVIVDAHEGLEPNTIGRVVGTIDGGGLFILLTPPLDEWPERRDAFDESLVVAPYTLENVSGRLRRRLVETIRAHRGLAIVDVESGEIVDEGLTNPAPRLERADRSSTTTTDRIPGSESGVSTEGDDIRETVYRMAEKEPEFEVSFPSLAYDACRTDDQATALGHLEALSEPGQAVVLEADRGRGKSSGIGLAAGSLAATGSRVLVTAPDRSNVDDVFARARELLERLEANHPTDTAGELYRTAEEPGPTAEAPRSVTSTAGGKIHYYPPLEATDCLSEFDFVFVDEAAALPVTVLEDFLDAERIAFATTVHGYEGAGRGFSVRFRDRLAASDHEVTEYTLTEPIRYAGGDPLEVWSFHALLLDARPVVPDLLDGAALDTVSYQKLDAETLSRDERLLRETFGLLVLAHYRTEPNDLARLLDAPNLETYALTYDGHVVSVALIAREGNLERADQRRLYEGARLRGNMIPDLFSSHLRDEAVGGLAGCRVVRIATHHAVRSAGFGSLLLEKLAADVGATVDWLGTGFGATPSLVSFWRHNGYRPLHLSTTRNDASGEYSAIMCRAMSDDGRAFVDRHERWFARRLPNVLADSLRNLEPDVVRALTRSVDPVYAPPLEFTDSEWELVAGAAYGPALFDVDPGPFSRLVYRYLLERDDGRPEVDDSTDRRTAWRGEPLAPHTERLVIRRVLQCQSWETVASELEYHSPRTCKRDLGDALETLVDAYGTDTAREVKSRFREI, from the coding sequence ATGAACCACGCTCCCGCCGCCCACGCACGACGACTGCAGGCCGAAGCACGCCGGGAAAACGAGCGGCGGGGGCTCGTGCTTACTGGGGGTCGCGAACACGGGTACGACGCCCTCGAGCCGATTCTCGAAGCGCTCGAAGCACCGATCTCGAGGACGACTCTCGTGGGACCGACCGACCGACTACGCTGTGAACAGCGAACCCAACACGAGACGAGCGGGTTGCTCGGGACCACTCGAGACATCGTCATCGTGGACGCCCACGAAGGTCTCGAACCGAACACGATTGGCCGTGTCGTGGGCACAATAGATGGCGGTGGCCTTTTCATACTGCTCACGCCACCGCTCGATGAGTGGCCCGAGAGGCGTGATGCGTTCGACGAATCGCTCGTGGTCGCTCCCTACACCCTCGAGAACGTTTCGGGACGGCTTCGACGACGACTCGTCGAGACCATCCGCGCACACCGGGGCCTCGCCATCGTCGATGTAGAGTCGGGCGAAATCGTCGACGAGGGGCTGACGAATCCGGCCCCCAGACTCGAGCGAGCCGATCGCTCCAGCACAACTACTACAGATAGAATACCTGGTTCAGAGAGTGGAGTAAGTACAGAGGGCGACGACATTCGGGAAACAGTATACCGGATGGCCGAGAAAGAACCTGAATTCGAGGTTTCGTTTCCCTCCCTCGCGTACGACGCCTGTCGAACCGACGACCAGGCGACGGCACTTGGCCACCTCGAGGCCCTGTCCGAACCGGGCCAGGCAGTCGTCCTCGAGGCCGACCGTGGCCGCGGCAAATCCAGCGGTATCGGACTGGCTGCTGGCTCGCTCGCCGCGACTGGCTCGCGTGTGCTCGTGACCGCCCCCGACCGTTCGAACGTCGACGACGTGTTCGCCCGAGCGAGGGAACTGCTCGAGCGCCTCGAGGCCAATCACCCAACCGACACCGCCGGCGAGTTATACCGAACCGCCGAGGAACCAGGCCCAACCGCCGAAGCTCCACGGTCAGTGACGAGTACCGCTGGTGGCAAAATTCACTATTACCCGCCTCTCGAGGCCACCGACTGTCTGTCGGAATTCGATTTCGTGTTCGTCGACGAGGCGGCCGCGCTCCCGGTTACCGTGCTCGAGGATTTCCTGGACGCCGAGCGAATCGCGTTCGCCACGACCGTTCACGGCTACGAGGGTGCCGGACGTGGTTTTTCCGTCCGGTTTCGCGATCGGCTGGCAGCGAGCGACCACGAGGTTACCGAGTACACTCTCACCGAGCCGATCCGCTATGCCGGTGGCGACCCTCTCGAGGTCTGGTCGTTTCACGCACTCTTGCTGGACGCGAGGCCGGTCGTGCCGGACCTGCTCGATGGCGCGGCTCTGGACACAGTCAGCTACCAAAAGCTGGACGCCGAAACCCTGTCTCGCGACGAACGTCTCCTCCGGGAGACCTTCGGCCTGCTCGTACTGGCTCACTACCGCACCGAACCCAACGACCTGGCGCGACTCCTCGATGCACCGAACCTCGAGACCTACGCGCTCACGTACGACGGCCACGTCGTCAGCGTTGCGCTGATCGCTCGAGAGGGGAACCTCGAGCGGGCCGACCAGCGACGGTTGTACGAGGGGGCACGACTCCGTGGAAACATGATCCCGGACCTCTTCAGCAGCCACCTCCGGGACGAAGCCGTCGGCGGCCTCGCCGGCTGTCGCGTCGTCAGAATCGCGACCCACCACGCGGTGCGATCTGCCGGCTTTGGCTCGCTGTTGCTCGAGAAGCTGGCCGCCGATGTAGGAGCCACGGTCGATTGGCTGGGAACGGGGTTCGGGGCAACCCCGTCGCTGGTCTCGTTCTGGCGGCACAACGGATATCGGCCGCTGCACCTATCCACGACCAGAAACGACGCCAGCGGCGAGTACTCCGCGATTATGTGTCGCGCGATGAGCGACGACGGCCGAGCGTTCGTCGACCGCCACGAACGATGGTTTGCCCGCCGACTCCCGAACGTCCTCGCCGACAGTCTCCGCAACCTAGAACCGGACGTCGTCCGGGCGCTAACTCGCTCGGTCGACCCCGTGTACGCACCCCCACTCGAGTTCACCGACAGTGAGTGGGAACTGGTCGCCGGGGCTGCCTACGGCCCCGCGCTGTTCGACGTCGATCCCGGCCCGTTCAGCAGACTGGTGTATCGGTACCTGCTCGAGCGAGATGACGGGAGGCCCGAAGTCGACGACTCGACCGACCGGCGGACAGCGTGGCGAGGTGAACCACTGGCACCACACACCGAGCGACTCGTGATCCGACGGGTGTTACAATGTCAGTCCTGGGAGACGGTTGCCAGTGAACTCGAGTATCACTCTCCGCGGACGTGTAAACGGGACCTCGGGGACGCTCTCGAGACGCTGGTCGATGCGTACGGAACCGACACAGCGCGCGAGGTCAAATCGCGGTTTCGGGAGATATAG
- a CDS encoding DEAD/DEAH box helicase, whose amino-acid sequence MSDTPPSVRLRFEDGTIRLETETDAPSFLDDLSVLSLEWDSRSGCFRVAAHEYAALRAALPNESITVADSVLRVEPPASRADALAPELDRTTAYELRPYQRDALEAWLETDRWGDIEHVPAASLDRTDTAVSAAGYPRHAPAGVLELPTGSGKTVIALEAIAQLETPTLIVVPTIDLLEQWVGELRREFDVPVGQFGGGEQRLEWLTVSTYDSAYLKAESVGDRFGFVIFDEVHHLGGEGYRDIARTLPAPARLGLTATFERPDGAHAAVESLLGPLVYRLSADDLAGEHLATYDVKRLEVALTPSEREAYERNQETFTNYLARSNIRLRSGADYQQLVKRSGSDPAAREALLARQRAREVMLGAERKLETLEDVLETHRGERTILFTAHNDLAYEVGERFLAPVITHQTGTAERRDILERFRSGAYSRVVTSNVLDEGVDVPDASVAVVLSGSGSEREFTQRLGRILRPKDDGGRALLYEIVAAETGEESIADRRR is encoded by the coding sequence GATACGCCGCCGTCCGTCAGGCTTCGCTTCGAGGACGGAACGATCCGTCTCGAGACCGAGACCGATGCGCCCTCGTTCCTCGACGACCTGTCGGTGCTGTCACTCGAGTGGGACTCGCGCTCGGGGTGCTTTCGCGTTGCAGCACACGAGTACGCCGCGTTACGGGCAGCGCTTCCCAACGAATCCATCACCGTCGCAGATTCGGTGCTTCGTGTGGAACCCCCGGCATCTCGAGCGGATGCGCTCGCGCCGGAACTCGATCGCACGACCGCTTACGAACTCCGGCCGTATCAGCGAGACGCGCTCGAGGCGTGGCTCGAGACGGACCGCTGGGGCGATATCGAGCACGTGCCAGCGGCGTCTCTCGACCGTACGGACACGGCAGTGTCGGCCGCCGGCTATCCGCGGCACGCTCCCGCTGGCGTCCTCGAGTTACCCACCGGGAGCGGCAAGACGGTCATCGCGCTCGAGGCCATCGCCCAACTCGAAACGCCGACGCTGATAGTGGTGCCGACGATCGACCTGCTCGAGCAGTGGGTGGGCGAACTCCGCCGGGAGTTCGACGTACCAGTCGGCCAGTTCGGTGGTGGCGAACAACGCCTCGAGTGGCTGACGGTCTCGACGTACGACTCGGCGTATCTGAAAGCCGAATCGGTTGGCGACCGATTTGGATTCGTCATCTTCGACGAAGTACACCATCTGGGTGGCGAGGGATACCGAGACATCGCCCGAACGCTACCCGCACCCGCCAGGCTGGGGTTGACGGCGACCTTCGAGCGACCCGACGGGGCCCACGCAGCCGTCGAGTCGCTGCTCGGCCCGCTGGTCTATCGCCTCTCGGCAGACGACCTCGCGGGCGAACATCTCGCGACCTACGACGTCAAACGACTCGAGGTCGCGCTGACCCCGAGCGAGCGGGAGGCCTACGAACGCAATCAGGAGACGTTCACGAATTACCTCGCTCGCTCGAACATCCGGTTGCGGTCGGGTGCCGACTACCAGCAACTCGTGAAACGGTCTGGGAGCGACCCCGCGGCACGGGAGGCCCTGCTCGCCCGCCAGCGGGCGCGCGAGGTAATGCTCGGGGCCGAACGCAAACTCGAGACCCTCGAGGACGTGCTCGAGACCCACCGTGGCGAACGAACGATTCTCTTCACCGCACACAACGACCTGGCCTACGAGGTCGGGGAACGCTTTCTGGCTCCCGTCATCACCCATCAGACTGGGACGGCCGAACGGCGAGACATTCTCGAGCGATTTCGGTCGGGCGCCTACTCGAGAGTGGTCACCTCGAACGTGCTCGACGAGGGTGTCGACGTTCCCGACGCCTCAGTCGCGGTCGTTCTCTCCGGGAGCGGTAGCGAACGCGAGTTTACGCAGCGCCTCGGGCGAATTCTCAGACCCAAAGACGACGGCGGCCGAGCGCTCCTGTACGAAATCGTGGCCGCTGAAACCGGGGAAGAATCGATCGCTGATCGGCGTCGGTAG